From one Ooceraea biroi isolate clonal line C1 chromosome 7, Obir_v5.4, whole genome shotgun sequence genomic stretch:
- the LOC105274829 gene encoding protein suppressor of sable isoform X2 translates to MTSFRSNISRTCSSLSHAAASNDNDLEDGEIPSDEDDEPVTRAANDVPETVVKSTSKPEPVKTKTFDAKLNKNKRQQSMQVANKQERFLKYKGPTEDWAGDVEKAIKAAMEEDGRNQEPKPKNKNNRNKMRKRVRDEKDEDRGKDQKKRKLSDDENANEDEDEMLFVRGASPIRKDAENNSPRHTSEHETFENNSEYEEKPTITRHRENDNKRTGRGGGGAGGGGGGGGGSGRRGGKNERGKNKNRQMRNDRNGRRQQNNDHGQEVDTICVYYMQGKCHRGDDCPFSHNALPPRKMELCKFYLMDCCAKRDKCLYMHHDFPCKFFHTGLKCTQGDNCKFSHEPLNEQIKSILLKHLETAPKEILGDFPRLSREGAILMINNTARSIAQGQDTGNPKIPSLFDLNLSAPTEKNDEKEEREEQVNHQKSNVRERKPSGKKTRWGSDEDRVPYEQIMLLQSANINELGFQLPNAALGLATQQQVQKQVVAPPVDFYSERSVESNKSVHKTKEDYTIDDDVLNKKRKDVDLRQLLNAKKPPPVYSIADKVASLTKNKVDDESDQDEESELVIEMPTEDEDKEKGKFSNEQGDQVHNVSFSSMDEHEAAPPHLPKKAQELFMRIQQQQRAAQDSFKNIDSDSIARQNDQIVEDWYSDDEDDDDDDEGGNLTIVDNSKEEIESIEKTPSVVIKEEFPSTSLASNVPQPAAIVDKVGDLSKIDISAEVSKLLSTLKAQSSTSSKTQQASSSHQDPSKAKSMQDCKVEGETSSPRSSPNPSLAATSVSRDPRMSNRDPRQRRDEQKPSSPSVSDARRESQKPLRLETSIYSSGITAMDANMDTDLRTRADQDLRRQDMDFRQRFQTGDFGDTDLRVKSDVDLRQILSLPFKPAPAHVPCTEIDASIASHPPMPYKVYVVDIPRPDYTGLKLTKNDAQVKYDPRLRKIFRIPRPEQLADSPMSPPPQNKPDTPKSPPQCVRSDPRRKTLEAAASNQSLSSQNTMNPSMIPKGMQPPPMETMGPNMGLGPAGMPMGPPGMPGNGPPGGMPGPPPNIMGPMGPPNHPMGMNNMGPMGPMMNAGPMPPQNMPPMGMPPAAAMGMNGPVMPPQGQMNFDPRFNVQRNNGAGLLGPAPGPFGPDVNNSYEGGPPYPGGGNFNNFGPGGPGGPDPGMGFNPNGSNGPNYGPMSGDGPEWGTGGNRRGGRIRRRNRNRTNMVTNN, encoded by the exons CAATGATAACGATTTGGAAGATGGTGAGATTCCATCAGATGAAGACGACGAGCCAGTTACCCGGGCAGCGAATGATGTACCGGAGACCGTCGTCAAGTCGACATCGAAACCAGAACCCGTGAAGACTAAAACCTTCGATGCAAAGttgaacaaaaataaaaggcAGCAGTCTATGCAGGTAGCTAATAAGCAAGAGCGATTCTTAAAGTATAAGGGTCCAACTGAAGATTGGGCTGGAGATGTCGAGAAAGCCATTAAGGCTGCGATGGAAGAGGACGGGAGGAATCAGGAGCCGAAACCAAAGAACAAGAATAATAGGAACAAAATGAGAAAAAGGGTTCGCGATGAAAAAGATGAGGATCGTGGCAAAgatcaaaaa AAGCGGAAATTGAGTGACGATGAAAACGCCAATGAGGATGAGGATGAAATGCTCTTTGTACGAGGAGCTTCACCCATCAGGAAGGATGCTGAAAATAATTCTCCCAGGCATACAAGCGAGCATGAAACGTTTGAAAACAATTCGGAGTACGAAGAGAAGCCTACTATAACTCGACACAGAGAAAACGATAACAAACGTACAGggcgcggaggaggaggagcagggGGCGGCGGAGGTGGAGGAGGCGGTAGCG GTCGTCGTGGTGGCAAAAACGAACGCGGTAAGAACAAGAATCGCCAAATGCGAAATGACCGAAACGGCCGTCGACAGCAGAACAACGATCACGGGCAAGAAGTAGACACGATTTGCGTATACTATATGCAAGGGAAGTGTCACAGGGGCGACGATTGCCCGTTTTCGCATAATGCTTTGCCACCTAGAAAGATGGAACTGTGCAAGTTTTATCTCATGGATTGCTGCGCGAAGAGAGACAAGTGTCTCTACATGCATCATGATTTTCCGTGCAAATTCTTCCACACGGGTCTTAAGTGCACTCAGGGCGACAATTGTAAATTTTCGCACGAACCACTCAACGAGcag ATAAAGAGTATCCTCCTGAAGCACTTGGAAACCGCACCAAAGGAAATCCTTGGCGATTTTCCAAGATTGAGTAGAGAAGGtgcaatattaatgataaataatactgCACGTTCTATAGCTCAAGGTCAGGATACAGGAAATCCAAAGATTCCCAGTCTGTTTGATTTGAATTTGTCAGCACCTACAGAAAAGAATgacgaaaaagaggaaagag agGAACAAGTAAATCATCAGAAGTCCAACGTGAGAGAGAGGAAACCTTCTGGAAAAAAGACACGATGGGGGTCCGACGAGGACAGAGTTCCTTACGAGCAAATAATGCTACTGCAATCGGCAAATATAAACGAATTAGGTTTTCAACTTCCAAACGCTGCGTTAGGTCTAGCCACGCAGCAACAAGTACAAAAGCAAGTTGTAGCACCGCCTGTAGATTTCTATAGCGAAAGAAGTGTGGAGTCAAATAAAAGTGTACATAAGACAAAGGAAGATTATACAATTGACGACGACGTGTTAAAC aaaaagagaaaagacgtAGACTTGCGGCAATTGCTGAACGCGAAAAAACCACCGCCCGTTTATAGTATAGCGGACAAGGTGGCAAGTCTGACGAAAAATAAAGTCGACGACGAGAGCGACCAGGATGAAGAATCGGAACTCGTTATCGAAATGCCGACTGAGGACGAGGACAAGGAGAAAGGAAAGTTTTCTAATGAGCAAg GTGATCAAGTCCATAATGTCTCTTTCTCGTCTATGGATGAGCATGAGGCGGCGCCACCTCACTTGCCAAAGAAAGCTCAGGAATTATTTATGCGGATACAACAACAGCAACGTGCGGCTCAGGATAGCTTTAAGAACATAGACAGCGATTCTATCGCACGTCAGAACGATCAGATCGTCGAGGATTGGTATTCGGATGATgaggatgacgacgacgacgacgaaggtGGCAATCTCACCATAGTAGATAACTCGAAGGAGGAGATCGAATCCATAGAAAAGACTCCGAGCGTCGTCATCAAGGAGGAGTTCCCGTCTACGTCATTGGCGTCCAACGTGCCACAGCCAGCTGCCATCGTAGATAAAGTCGGCGACTTGAGCAAGATCGACATCAGCGCCGAGGTGTCGAAATTGCTGTCTACCCTGAAAGCACAGAGCTCGACAAGCAGTAAAACGCAGCAAGCGTCGAGCTCGCATCAAGATCCATCGAAGGCTAAGTCGATGCAGGACTGCAAGGTAGAGGGCGAGACATCGAGTCCAAGATCATCGCCGAACCCGAGTCTGGCCGCAACGTCCGTGTCTAGAGATCCGCGGATGTCCAACAGAGATCCCCGACAACGGCGGGATGAGCAGAAGCCGAGCAGTCCGAGCGTGTCCGACGCCAGGAGGGAATCGCAAAAACCTCTCAGACTGGAAACGAGCATTTACAGTTCTGGTATCACCGCGATGGACGCGAACATGGACACCGATCTCCGGACGAGGGCGGACCAGGACCTCAGACGGCAGGACATGGACTTCCGGCAGCGCTTTCAGACGGGCGACTTTGGCGACACCGATCTCCGCGTGAAATCCGACGTGGACCTGCGTCAGATATTAAGTCTGCCGTTCAAACCGGCGCCCGCGCACGTGCCATGCACCGAGATCGACGCGAGCATAGCGTCGCATCCGCCGATGCCGTACAAGGTATACGTGGTCGACATACCCAGGCCGGACTACACCGGTCTCAAGCTGACGAAGAACGACGCTCAAGTGAAGTACGATCCACGTCTTCGTAAAATCTTCCGCATCCCCAGACCCGAGCAGCTGGCCGACTCGCCGatgtcgccgccgccgcagaACAAGCCGGACACACCGAAATCACCGCCGCAGTGCGTGCGCTCGGATCCGCGACGGAAAACGCTCGAGGCGGCCGCTTCCAATCAGTCGTTATCTTCGCAGAACACGATGAATCCTTCCATGATACCCAAGGGTATGCAGCCACCGCCAATGGAGACGATGGGGCCTAACATGGGCCTCGGTCCTGCTGGTATGCCGATGGGGCCACCTGGCATGCCGGGTAATGGGCCACCGGGTGGCATGCCAGGACCACCGCCGAACATAATGGGCCCGATGGGTCCTCCGAATCATCCGATGGGCATGAACAACATGGGTCCGATGGGACCCATGATGAACGCCGGACCTATGCCACCGCAAAATATGCCGCCTATGGGTATGCCGCCTGCTGCTGCAATGGGTATGAACGGACCCGTAATGCCGCCGCAGGGCCAGATGAATTTCGATCCGCGTTTCAATGTACAGCGTAACAACGGGGCTGGATTGCTAGGTCCCGCGCCGGGTCCTTTCGGCCCGGACGTGAATAATTCTTACGAGGGCGGCCCACCTTATCCCGGCGGTggcaattttaataacttcGGACCTGGCGGACCTGGCGGACCTGATCCCGGTATGGGCTTCAATCCGAACGGATCGAACGGGCCGAATTACGGGCCGATGAGCGGCGACGGTCCGGAATGGGGCACCGGCGGCAACAGACGCGGTGGTCGTATTCGCAGGCGGAACCGCAACAGGACCAACATGGTGACCAATAATTGA